In Desulfurispira natronophila, one DNA window encodes the following:
- a CDS encoding PTS system mannose/fructose/sorbose family transporter subunit IID: protein MVRVAWRLLFIQSSWNFNNMQGIGMFYASYPALKKLDIAEKGMRHFSRYFNTNPYMAGVVVGVALHYEEQRGEHLSSEYKDTLASFFGAIGDAFFWASFRPAIFALGVTMYFVEPLRPLCLWLPLGIYIVVTQGARFYGLYLGYVHGMAVVQRVHPRLLHLLIDSLKNSHFIFAGVIFSITMYRIFTLYDTYYLGIAMLFVLLNLIMFHFMRVNFFILIISALMFIIEFLRQLI from the coding sequence ATGGTGCGGGTCGCATGGCGACTATTATTTATACAAAGCTCTTGGAATTTCAACAATATGCAGGGGATTGGAATGTTTTATGCGAGCTACCCTGCATTGAAAAAATTGGATATAGCTGAAAAGGGCATGCGACATTTTTCCCGTTACTTTAACACGAACCCCTATATGGCCGGAGTCGTAGTAGGTGTTGCGTTGCACTATGAGGAGCAGCGTGGTGAGCACTTGAGCAGTGAATATAAGGATACGCTGGCCAGCTTTTTTGGCGCAATTGGCGATGCATTTTTCTGGGCCTCTTTTCGCCCAGCCATTTTTGCCCTGGGGGTGACCATGTACTTTGTTGAGCCCCTGCGGCCTTTATGTCTGTGGTTACCCTTGGGGATCTACATTGTAGTTACTCAGGGAGCCAGATTTTACGGACTTTACTTGGGATACGTTCACGGTATGGCTGTGGTGCAGCGTGTCCATCCTCGTTTATTGCACTTGCTCATTGATAGTCTGAAAAACAGTCACTTCATTTTTGCCGGGGTTATCTTTAGCATCACCATGTATCGTATATTTACTCTCTACGATACATACTACTTGGGCATTGCCATGCTTTTCGTATTGCTGAATCTAATCATGTTTCACTTTATGAGGGTCAATTTTTTTATCCTTATTATTTCGGCCCTAATGTTTATTATTGAGTTTTTGAGGCAACTTATATGA
- a CDS encoding HPr family phosphocarrier protein, translating to MNTILSRTIIIENRLGLHARAAAKLVRLTTTFNSSVTLVYGDKAVNAKSILGLLMLAAPMGSQVEIQVEGPDAELALEKVEALFHNRFEEE from the coding sequence ATGAATACTATCCTCTCCAGAACCATAATTATAGAAAATCGTCTAGGACTTCACGCTCGTGCCGCCGCCAAGCTCGTCAGGCTCACGACAACATTTAACAGTTCAGTCACCCTGGTTTACGGCGATAAGGCCGTAAATGCAAAAAGTATTTTAGGCTTACTCATGCTGGCAGCACCCATGGGAAGTCAGGTAGAAATTCAGGTTGAAGGACCTGATGCTGAACTTGCACTGGAAAAGGTAGAAGCGCTATTCCACAATCGTTTTGAAGAGGAGTAG
- the ptsP gene encoding phosphoenolpyruvate--protein phosphotransferase, which yields MKTSYGLSISSGMARGSLTHLHEEDNRIQSIYISKQDVKTELERFYQACSYARRELEQSAQVLADMLGESQKFIIEPQILILQDSFFNNSICHHIESGPYSLEYATQKFREEVMSSFRSVEDAYLRERMQDIFSVIAIVLKYSRSDTLMTTLDAYRSSELQGSIVYANDIAPSELTLLLANGIVGAVTLETSPLSHTAILCKSLEIPLLTGVERPIQKNSLAILDTYKGTITVDPDAQMLELYEKRQQRFMKYKTQMVSSSFLHSDSDISLYGNVEIAAEAIHLKEYQAKGIGLLRSEFMVLQARSLPGFAEQREFMASILQKAGYISTTIRTLDVGSDKVAEFMDMTSEANPALGLRGIRYSLAHPEEFLIHLKAIVSLCELAPIQIMLPMVSMPWEVVKARQYLHQAIRELQAEGYHVPDSVPLGIMVETPACALGIERFAHLADFFSVGTNDLTQYIMASDRGNKCVGDLCSPYQPPVLELLQRIADASKSMAVPVSVCGETASDIFYLPLLHGMGYRSFSVRTSTIPEIRVVLSGIDSKRSRYLVEQALRCSSAEETIQLCDNFMAEILSAELFEYVMVNRTC from the coding sequence TTGAAAACCTCTTATGGATTAAGTATCAGCTCCGGTATGGCCAGGGGAAGCCTGACCCATCTGCACGAAGAAGATAACCGCATTCAATCGATCTATATTTCCAAACAGGATGTAAAGACCGAGTTGGAGCGTTTTTACCAGGCATGTTCCTACGCCCGGCGTGAACTGGAGCAATCTGCACAAGTTCTGGCTGATATGCTGGGGGAAAGTCAGAAATTTATTATTGAGCCACAGATCCTGATTTTACAGGACAGTTTTTTTAATAACTCTATTTGCCATCATATTGAGTCAGGTCCTTATTCCCTTGAATATGCTACACAAAAGTTTCGTGAAGAGGTGATGTCGTCTTTTCGCTCTGTTGAAGATGCCTATTTGCGGGAGCGAATGCAGGATATTTTCTCCGTCATTGCCATAGTCCTTAAATATTCGCGTTCGGATACTTTAATGACAACACTGGACGCGTATCGCAGCAGTGAGCTGCAGGGAAGTATTGTTTACGCCAATGACATTGCTCCCAGCGAACTTACACTTTTGCTGGCAAATGGAATTGTGGGAGCTGTTACCCTGGAGACTTCACCCCTTAGCCACACTGCTATCTTGTGTAAAAGCCTGGAAATTCCTTTATTAACAGGGGTAGAACGACCAATTCAAAAAAACTCATTGGCCATACTTGATACCTATAAGGGTACCATTACCGTTGACCCCGACGCACAGATGCTGGAGCTCTACGAAAAGAGACAGCAGCGTTTTATGAAGTATAAGACCCAGATGGTCTCCTCATCCTTTTTGCACTCTGACTCCGACATATCTCTCTACGGGAATGTTGAGATAGCGGCAGAAGCCATACATTTGAAGGAGTACCAAGCTAAAGGTATTGGTCTGTTACGAAGTGAATTTATGGTTCTTCAGGCCCGCTCACTTCCTGGGTTTGCTGAACAGCGAGAGTTCATGGCTTCAATCCTGCAAAAGGCCGGTTATATCTCAACTACAATACGTACGCTTGATGTGGGATCTGACAAAGTAGCAGAGTTTATGGATATGACGTCAGAGGCCAATCCAGCACTGGGACTTAGAGGAATTCGATACAGCCTCGCCCACCCTGAAGAATTTCTTATCCACCTAAAAGCCATAGTTTCACTCTGTGAGCTGGCTCCCATACAGATAATGCTTCCAATGGTGAGTATGCCGTGGGAAGTGGTGAAGGCACGGCAATACCTACATCAAGCTATACGCGAGTTGCAGGCTGAAGGCTACCATGTGCCTGACTCAGTACCCCTTGGAATCATGGTAGAAACTCCAGCTTGTGCACTTGGCATTGAAAGATTTGCTCACTTGGCAGACTTTTTCAGCGTAGGCACAAACGATTTAACCCAGTACATTATGGCCAGTGATCGTGGTAACAAATGCGTGGGTGACCTCTGTAGTCCTTATCAACCACCCGTTCTTGAGCTTTTGCAGCGCATTGCTGACGCATCGAAATCCATGGCTGTTCCTGTCAGTGTTTGTGGCGAAACAGCTTCAGATATTTTTTACTTGCCCCTGCTGCACGGAATGGGTTACAGGTCATTCAGTGTGCGTACTTCCACAATACCGGAAATTCGCGTAGTTCTTTCCGGTATAGACTCAAAGCGAAGTCGATACTTGGTTGAGCAGGCACTGAGATGCAGTAGTGCTGAAGAAACCATTCAGTTATGTGATAACTTTATGGCAGAAATTCTTTCTGCCGAACTTTTTGAGTATGTAATGGTGAACCGAACATGTTGA